Sequence from the Mesorhizobium sp. PAMC28654 genome:
CGATCTTCCTCGGCATCGCCACACCAACCGAGGGCGGCGCCATGGGTGCCGTCGGAGCGCTGGCCATGGCCGCGATGAAGGGCCGGCTGTCGCTGGATGTGGTCAGGCAGGCGCTGGCCTCGACGACACGGCTGTCATCTTTCGTGCTGTTCATCCTGATCGGTGCTCGCGTCTTCTCGCTGACATTCTACGGCGTCAACGGGCAGATCTGGGTCGAGCATCTGCTGACCTCGCTGCCGGGCGGCGAGGTCGGCTTCCTGATCGGCGTCAACATCCTCATCTTCTTCCTGGCCTTCTTCCTCGATTTCTTCGAACTCGCCTTCATCATCGTGCCGCTGCTGGCGCCTGCGGCCGAAAAGCTCGGCATCGATCTGATCTGGTTCGGCGTGCTGCTGGGCGTCAACATGCAGACCAGCTTCATGCATCCGCCGTTCGGCTTTGCGCTGTTCTACCTGCGCTCGGTCGCCGCCCGCGTGCCGTATCTCGACCGCCTCACCGGCAAGACGATCCAGCCGATCACCACAGGCCAGATCTATTGGGGCGCGGTGCCTTTCGTCGGCATCCAGGTGGTCATGATCGGGCTGACCATCGCCTTCCCGCAGATGGTGATGCACTACAAGGGCGCGACGGTCGATCCAAGCGGGATCGACTACCAGGTCCCGGAAGTGCCGGGCCTGGGCCTGTCGCCAGCGGGGACGCCACCCGTCAATGGCAGCCCGGCACCGGCCAATGATGGTGCGGCACCTGACCTGTCACAGCCGCCAAGCTTTGGCGAGACACCGCCGGCCAAGCCAGAGGCGCCGGCCACCGATCTGTCCCAGCCGCCAAGTTTCAATTGAGGTCATGACGCCAGGCGTCCTTCCAGTCGCGCAACGCAAGCTGTAGCGTCCTGATTTCGGGCCATGCGCCAAGAGGTGACAGTCATGAAAGCGGTACGCCTGGAGGCGGTCGGCAGCATCGCCATGCACGACGTCGGCAAGCCCTCCATCGGGGCTGATGAGCTTCTGGTGCGGATCGAAGCCTGCGGCGTCTGCGGCACCGACCGGCATCTGTTCCACGGTGAATTTCCCTGCCGGCCGCCGGTTACGCTGGGCCATGAATTCTCCGGCATCGTCGAGGCAACCGGACCCGCGGTCTCCGGCTTTGCCGTCGGTGACCGCGTCACCGGCGACCCCAACATCGCCTGCGGCCGCTGCTCGCATTGTCATGCTGGAAGGGTCAATCTGTGCGGCAATTTGCAAGCCATCGGCATCCATCGCGACGGCGGCTTTGCCGAGTATCTTGCCCTGCCCCGGAAACAGGCCTTCCTCCTGCCAGCTGGCCTGAAGCCAACGCATGGCGCCTTCTGCGAGCCGCTTGGCTGCTGCCTGCATGGCGTCGACCTCGCGGGCATCAGGCCCGGCTCCTCGGTCGCCGTGCTCGGCGGCGGCGTGATCGGGTTGCTCACCGTGCAACTGGCGAGACTTGCCGGGGCTTCGACCATCATTCTGTCGACCCGCCAGGCCTCGCGCCGGGCCCTCGCCGAAGAACTGGGTGCCACGGCGACGGTCGATCCCAATGCCGCCGATTTTTTCGATACGGTGATCGGGCCATCAGGCCTGGCGCCGGGCGGCGTCGACGTGGTGCTGGAATGCGCCGGCGTGAGGGAAACCGTCGAGCAGTCGATGCGGCTGGCGAGAGCCGGCGGCACGGTGGTGATTGTCGGCGTGATGCCGCAGGGCATGAAGGTGGAGATCGAACCCTTCGACCTGTTGTTCCGCGAACTGAAAATCCTGGGTTCTTTCCTCAACCCCTTCACGCACCGACGCGCCGCCGATCTCATCGCCTCCGGCGCCATCGAGATCGACCGGCTGATCTCCAGGCAGGTGACGCTCGAGGAGGCTCCGGTGGTGATCGCCAATCCGCCGGCGGCCGGTGAAGTCAAGGTGCTGGTGGTGCCCAACCGGACCTGAGATGCCCTGTCTCCTGGCGGGTCCGTCGGCCGCCGGCTTGCCGCTAGAGCAAAATCCGAGCGGATAGAATCGATAGGGGTTTCGTTGGGATTGGAAATCTGATTCAGCATATCTGCTGGATTCGGAGGCCGGCATGGCATGGCGAAATCCTTATCGGAAGATTTGCGGGCTCGGGTGGTCGCAGCGGTTGATGGCGGCCTGTCGCGACGGGCGGCAGCGGCGCGATTTGGCGTGGCGGCGGCAAGCTCGGTGCGTTGGGTCCGGGAATGGCGCGAGACCGGAGCCACCTGCGCAAAGCCGCAGGGCGGCGACAGGCGGTCCCACCGCGTTGAAGCGTATCGCGACATCATCCTGGCGGCGATCGAGAGGCGGGTGGACATCACGCTGGTCGAACTCGCCGAGTTGCTGCGACAGGAGCATGGCGCGTCGTTTGCGACGAGCACGATCTGGCGGTTTCTCGATCGTCACTCCATGACCTTCAAAAAAAAAAACGGCGCACGCCAGCGAGCAGGAGCGGCCAGACGTGGCGGCGCGACGAAACGCCTGGTTCGACGCCCAGCCCGATCTTGATCCCGAGCATCTGGTCTTCATCGACGAGACCGGAGCCTCGACAA
This genomic interval carries:
- a CDS encoding IS630 family transposase (programmed frameshift), which codes for MAKSLSEDLRARVVAAVDGGLSRRAAAARFGVAAASSVRWVREWRETGATCAKPQGGDRRSHRVEAYRDIILAAIERRVDITLVELAELLRQEHGASFATSTIWRFLDRHSMTFKKKTAHASEQERPDVAARRNAWFDAQPDLDPEHLVFIDETGASTKMARLRGRTKRGMRCRSPIPHGHWKTTTFTGALRLTGMTAPMVLDGPMTGEWFVAYVEQVLVPTLRPDDVVILDNLPAHKSAAARVAIEATGARMMFLPPYSPDFNPIENAFSKLKSILRKAAARTVAELWDTISAALPCFTPTECANYFAATGYEPE
- a CDS encoding zinc-dependent alcohol dehydrogenase family protein, translated to MKAVRLEAVGSIAMHDVGKPSIGADELLVRIEACGVCGTDRHLFHGEFPCRPPVTLGHEFSGIVEATGPAVSGFAVGDRVTGDPNIACGRCSHCHAGRVNLCGNLQAIGIHRDGGFAEYLALPRKQAFLLPAGLKPTHGAFCEPLGCCLHGVDLAGIRPGSSVAVLGGGVIGLLTVQLARLAGASTIILSTRQASRRALAEELGATATVDPNAADFFDTVIGPSGLAPGGVDVVLECAGVRETVEQSMRLARAGGTVVIVGVMPQGMKVEIEPFDLLFRELKILGSFLNPFTHRRAADLIASGAIEIDRLISRQVTLEEAPVVIANPPAAGEVKVLVVPNRT